The Triticum aestivum cultivar Chinese Spring chromosome 3A, IWGSC CS RefSeq v2.1, whole genome shotgun sequence genome includes a region encoding these proteins:
- the LOC123060247 gene encoding protein BREAST CANCER SUSCEPTIBILITY 2 homolog A isoform X4, translating to MARRWQVWGRPDGSQLWIPAPDPDAPPPPPAAAPPLPPPGRAAGTAAASFEDAQVKGRGAADGCRVESMADLLVQARNKLLEGDGMAGATGDAGKGKLFCTGSGRPVSLSERAIRKARALVGEDVEKAGIKRKQSFGDVPDVEGGLREMGAPFRGGTMPPLFQTGSGKAVLPGRNSIQKARAILEDVDSAAGAAQPMFRTGMGRAVPVNRTLIDKARAVLEGQTAVEQGVDGMEQFPLFQTGSGRVVSVSSASVQKAKSVLKDNNTSKENTESFGRPDHTESFGRPDQTGSRRPVMISERSIERSIDAVNEGDAEKSGHWDTGCQFPMFQTGLGKPVAVSWNSVQKARAVLEEEKIKTTGHGDSSFCATTLQSETPRSVLMSSSLIMTDRSVTPNGDSAVQEKNHEDGNHLPLFQTGSGRSIAISKSSFKRATAVLEPRNITKELEDEAHLDGGHDTPMFKTGLGRSNLASDGCRTELCILEAEEAVKSVNNYNREAFVEVPAFQAGIQTFVPQNRSSSRKASMLLEQRNFTEKGYKDSGSQLPMFRTGSGKSVLISESSVQKAKAVLEEEVKINRDNHNLLNMDKNIPVFASPLKTSCARTVNISSAGVSRAATLLGLEENTLSTQFFGHVGDKLGTKIKFERKNPEQRLASGPTENQVRKEPHRPFELSNNTVSDSGEHSIRFSTAGGRSMAISSDALQRARSLLGESDHVVSTNNLVGCSLASACNVEMPNSTVAPKGGPDLSKISRVNGKTELTTFSHQAMSDRKHTGSFENAVPVIPATNKQPNMFHVGSRSISEIPKIPKPSSMCLSETDNANDTKDKTQRLHMPAGALVDISNFMGTHSGNIDHAVNEKRRIEGRNTASSFKRPRSSR from the exons ATGGCGAGAAGGTGGCAGGTCTGGGGCCGGCCCGACGGCAGCCAACTCTGGAtccccgcccccgaccccgacgcgccgccgccgccgcccgccgcggccCCGCCTCTTCCTCCGCCGGGGCGCGCCGCGGGGACAGCCGCCGCTTCATTTGAGGACGCGCAGGTCAAAG GCCGGGGCGCTGCTGACGGATGCCGCGTCGAGTCCATGGCCGACCTCCTCGTCCAAG CGCGGAACAAGCTGCTCGAAGGTGATGGGATGGCCGGAGCAACCGGGGATGCAGGAAAAGGCAAGCTGTTCTGCACTGGATCGGGGAGACCAGTGTCCCTCAGCGAGAGGGCTATAAGGAAGGCCAGGGCGTTGGTCGGGGAGGATGTGGAGAAGGCTGGTATTAAGAGAA AGCAATCATTTGGCGATGTACCTGATGTAGAGGGCGGATTGAGAGAAATGGGCGCCCCATTTAGAG GTGGAACCATGCCCCCATTGTTCCAAACTGGGTCAGGAAAAGCGGTCTTGCCGGGCAGGAACTCAATCCAAAAGGCAAGAGCTATTTTAGAAG ATGTTGATAGTGCTGCTGGTGCCGCACAACCAATGTTCCGTACTGGAATGGGTAGGGCGGTTCCTGTGAACCGGACCCTTATTGACAAGGCAAGAGCTGTTTTGGAGGGACAAACAGCTGTAGAACAAG GTGTGGACGGCATGGAACAGTTTCCATTGTTCCAAACTGGTTCAGGAAGAGTTGTATCAGTCAGTTCAGCATCTGTTCAGAAAGCTAAGTCTGTGTTGAAGGATAATAATACAAGCAAGG AAAATACAGAGAGTTTTGGTAGGCCTGACCATACAGAGAGTTTTGGTAGGCCTGACCAAACTGGTTCAAGAAGACCAGTCATGATCAGCGAAAGATCCATTGAGCGATCTATAGATGCGGTGAATGAGGGAGATGCGGAAAAGAGTG GACATTGGGATACTGGTTGCCAGTTCCCAATGTTCCAAACAGGATTAGGGAAGCCTGTTGCTGTGAGCTGGAACTCAGTTCAGAAGGCAAGGGCAGTATTGGAGGAAGAAAAAATTAAAACAACTG GACATGGAGATAGCAGTTTTTGCGCCACAACTCTTCAAAGTGAAACGCCAAGGTCTGTTTTGATGAGTAGCAGTTTGATCATGACTGATAGAAGTGTTACACCGAATGGAGATAGTGCAGTGCAAG AGAAAAATCACGAGGATGGCAACCACTTGCCGTTGTTTCAAACTGGGTCAGGGAGGTCAATTGCTATAAGTAAGAGCTCATTTAAGAGGGCAACTGCAGTTCTGGAGCCAAGGAATATTACAAAGGAATTGGAAG ATGAAGCTCATTTAGATGGTGGCCATGATACTCCCATGTTCAAAACTGGATTAGGAAGGTCTAACTTAGCAAGTGATGGCTGTAGAACTGAATTGTGTATCTTAGAAGCTGAAGAAGCAGTCAAAAGTG TAAACAATTACAACAGAGAAGCCTTTGTTGAAGTGCCAGCGTTCCAAGCTGGGATACAAACGTTTGTACCCCAAAACAGAAGTTCAAGTCGTAAGGCCAGTATGCTTTTGgagcaacgaaacttcacggagaaag GATACAAAGACTCTGGAAGTCAACTGCCAATGTTTCGAACCGGATCTGGAAAGTCAGTCTTGATTAGTGAAAGCTCAGTGCAGAAAGCAAAGGCTGTTCTGGAGGAAGAGGTCAAAATAAACAGAG ATAATCATAATCTCCTTAACATGGACAAAAATATTCCTGTCTTTGCTTCACCTCTCAAGACAAGCTGTGCAAGAACAGTTAATATATCTTCAGCTGGTGTATCTCGAGCTGCTACTTTGTTGGGCTTGGAGGAGAATAccctttcaacacaattttttggACATGTGGGCGATAAGCTTGGCACGAAAATAAAATTTGAACGGAAAAATCCAGAACAGAGGCTTGCATCTGGTCCAACAGAAAACCAAGTGCGTAAGGAACCACACCGGCCATTTGAACTTTCTAATAACACAGTTTCTGATTCTGGTGAACATTCTATCAGATTCAGTACCGCGGGAGGCAGATCAATGGCTATTTCTAGTGATGCACTTCAACGTGCGAGAAGCCTTCTGGGTGAATCAGATCACGTGGTTTCAACAAATAATTTAGTAGGCTGCTCTTTGGCATCTGCATGTAATGTTGAGATGCCAAATTCAACCGTCGCCCCAAAAGGTGGACCTGATTTATCAAAAATAAGTAGGGTCAATGGAAAAACCGAACTTACAACATTTTCCCACCAGGCAATGTCTGATAGGAAGCACACTGGATCCTTTGAAAATGCTGTACCTGTTATCCCGGCGACTAACAAACAACCCAATATGTTTCATGTTGGGAGTCGTTCAATCAGTGAAATTCCAAAGATCCCGAAGCCCTCTTCCATGTGTTTATCTGAAACTGACAATGCAAATGACACTAAAGATAAGACCCAGCGACTCCATATGCCAGCTGGAGCGTTGGTTGACATTAGTAACTTCATGGGCACACATTCTGGAAATATTGACCATGCTGTTAATGAGAAGAGAAGAATTGAGGGAAGAAACACTGCATCTTCCTTTAAACGCCCCCGCTCTTCCAGATAA
- the LOC123060247 gene encoding protein BREAST CANCER SUSCEPTIBILITY 2 homolog A isoform X1: MARRWQVWGRPDGSQLWIPAPDPDAPPPPPAAAPPLPPPGRAAGTAAASFEDAQVKGRGAADGCRVESMADLLVQARNKLLEGDGMAGATGDAGKGKLFCTGSGRPVSLSERAIRKARALVGEDVEKAGIKRKQSFGDVPDVEGGLREMGAPFRGGTMPPLFQTGSGKAVLPGRNSIQKARAILEDVDSAAGAAQPMFRTGMGRAVPVNRTLIDKARAVLEGQTAVEQGHYDESVDGMEQFPLFQTGSGRVVSVSSASVQKAKSVLKDNNTSKENTESFGRPDHTESFGRPDQTGSRRPVMISERSIERSIDAVNEGDAEKSGHWDTGCQFPMFQTGLGKPVAVSWNSVQKARAVLEEEKIKTTGHGDSSFCATTLQSETPRSVLMSSSLIMTDRSVTPNGDSAVQEKNHEDGNHLPLFQTGSGRSIAISKSSFKRATAVLEPRNITKELEDEAHLDGGHDTPMFKTGLGRSNLASDGCRTELCILEAEEAVKSVNNYNREAFVEVPAFQAGIQTFVPQNRSSSRKASMLLEQRNFTEKGYKDSGSQLPMFRTGSGKSVLISESSVQKAKAVLEEEVKINRDNHNLLNMDKNIPVFASPLKTSCARTVNISSAGVSRAATLLGLEENTLSTQFFGHVGDKLGTKIKFERKNPEQRLASGPTENQVRKEPHRPFELSNNTVSDSGEHSIRFSTAGGRSMAISSDALQRARSLLGESDHVVSTNNLVGCSLASACNVEMPNSTVAPKGGPDLSKISRVNGKTELTTFSHQAMSDRKHTGSFENAVPVIPATNKQPNMFHVGSRSISEIPKIPKPSSMCLSETDNANDTKDKTQRLHMPAGALVDISNFMGTHSGNIDHAVNEKRRIEGRNTASSFKRPRSSR, from the exons ATGGCGAGAAGGTGGCAGGTCTGGGGCCGGCCCGACGGCAGCCAACTCTGGAtccccgcccccgaccccgacgcgccgccgccgccgcccgccgcggccCCGCCTCTTCCTCCGCCGGGGCGCGCCGCGGGGACAGCCGCCGCTTCATTTGAGGACGCGCAGGTCAAAG GCCGGGGCGCTGCTGACGGATGCCGCGTCGAGTCCATGGCCGACCTCCTCGTCCAAG CGCGGAACAAGCTGCTCGAAGGTGATGGGATGGCCGGAGCAACCGGGGATGCAGGAAAAGGCAAGCTGTTCTGCACTGGATCGGGGAGACCAGTGTCCCTCAGCGAGAGGGCTATAAGGAAGGCCAGGGCGTTGGTCGGGGAGGATGTGGAGAAGGCTGGTATTAAGAGAA AGCAATCATTTGGCGATGTACCTGATGTAGAGGGCGGATTGAGAGAAATGGGCGCCCCATTTAGAG GTGGAACCATGCCCCCATTGTTCCAAACTGGGTCAGGAAAAGCGGTCTTGCCGGGCAGGAACTCAATCCAAAAGGCAAGAGCTATTTTAGAAG ATGTTGATAGTGCTGCTGGTGCCGCACAACCAATGTTCCGTACTGGAATGGGTAGGGCGGTTCCTGTGAACCGGACCCTTATTGACAAGGCAAGAGCTGTTTTGGAGGGACAAACAGCTGTAGAACAAGGTCATTATGATGAGA GTGTGGACGGCATGGAACAGTTTCCATTGTTCCAAACTGGTTCAGGAAGAGTTGTATCAGTCAGTTCAGCATCTGTTCAGAAAGCTAAGTCTGTGTTGAAGGATAATAATACAAGCAAGG AAAATACAGAGAGTTTTGGTAGGCCTGACCATACAGAGAGTTTTGGTAGGCCTGACCAAACTGGTTCAAGAAGACCAGTCATGATCAGCGAAAGATCCATTGAGCGATCTATAGATGCGGTGAATGAGGGAGATGCGGAAAAGAGTG GACATTGGGATACTGGTTGCCAGTTCCCAATGTTCCAAACAGGATTAGGGAAGCCTGTTGCTGTGAGCTGGAACTCAGTTCAGAAGGCAAGGGCAGTATTGGAGGAAGAAAAAATTAAAACAACTG GACATGGAGATAGCAGTTTTTGCGCCACAACTCTTCAAAGTGAAACGCCAAGGTCTGTTTTGATGAGTAGCAGTTTGATCATGACTGATAGAAGTGTTACACCGAATGGAGATAGTGCAGTGCAAG AGAAAAATCACGAGGATGGCAACCACTTGCCGTTGTTTCAAACTGGGTCAGGGAGGTCAATTGCTATAAGTAAGAGCTCATTTAAGAGGGCAACTGCAGTTCTGGAGCCAAGGAATATTACAAAGGAATTGGAAG ATGAAGCTCATTTAGATGGTGGCCATGATACTCCCATGTTCAAAACTGGATTAGGAAGGTCTAACTTAGCAAGTGATGGCTGTAGAACTGAATTGTGTATCTTAGAAGCTGAAGAAGCAGTCAAAAGTG TAAACAATTACAACAGAGAAGCCTTTGTTGAAGTGCCAGCGTTCCAAGCTGGGATACAAACGTTTGTACCCCAAAACAGAAGTTCAAGTCGTAAGGCCAGTATGCTTTTGgagcaacgaaacttcacggagaaag GATACAAAGACTCTGGAAGTCAACTGCCAATGTTTCGAACCGGATCTGGAAAGTCAGTCTTGATTAGTGAAAGCTCAGTGCAGAAAGCAAAGGCTGTTCTGGAGGAAGAGGTCAAAATAAACAGAG ATAATCATAATCTCCTTAACATGGACAAAAATATTCCTGTCTTTGCTTCACCTCTCAAGACAAGCTGTGCAAGAACAGTTAATATATCTTCAGCTGGTGTATCTCGAGCTGCTACTTTGTTGGGCTTGGAGGAGAATAccctttcaacacaattttttggACATGTGGGCGATAAGCTTGGCACGAAAATAAAATTTGAACGGAAAAATCCAGAACAGAGGCTTGCATCTGGTCCAACAGAAAACCAAGTGCGTAAGGAACCACACCGGCCATTTGAACTTTCTAATAACACAGTTTCTGATTCTGGTGAACATTCTATCAGATTCAGTACCGCGGGAGGCAGATCAATGGCTATTTCTAGTGATGCACTTCAACGTGCGAGAAGCCTTCTGGGTGAATCAGATCACGTGGTTTCAACAAATAATTTAGTAGGCTGCTCTTTGGCATCTGCATGTAATGTTGAGATGCCAAATTCAACCGTCGCCCCAAAAGGTGGACCTGATTTATCAAAAATAAGTAGGGTCAATGGAAAAACCGAACTTACAACATTTTCCCACCAGGCAATGTCTGATAGGAAGCACACTGGATCCTTTGAAAATGCTGTACCTGTTATCCCGGCGACTAACAAACAACCCAATATGTTTCATGTTGGGAGTCGTTCAATCAGTGAAATTCCAAAGATCCCGAAGCCCTCTTCCATGTGTTTATCTGAAACTGACAATGCAAATGACACTAAAGATAAGACCCAGCGACTCCATATGCCAGCTGGAGCGTTGGTTGACATTAGTAACTTCATGGGCACACATTCTGGAAATATTGACCATGCTGTTAATGAGAAGAGAAGAATTGAGGGAAGAAACACTGCATCTTCCTTTAAACGCCCCCGCTCTTCCAGATAA
- the LOC123060247 gene encoding protein BREAST CANCER SUSCEPTIBILITY 2 homolog A isoform X3: MARRWQVWGRPDGSQLWIPAPDPDAPPPPPAAAPPLPPPGRAAGTAAASFEDAQVKGRGAADGCRVESMADLLVQARNKLLEGDGMAGATGDAGKGKLFCTGSGRPVSLSERAIRKARALVGEDVEKAGIKRKQSFGDVPDVEGGLREMGAPFRGGTMPPLFQTGSGKAVLPGRNSIQKARAILEDVDSAAGAAQPMFRTGMGRAVPVNRTLIDKARAVLEGQTAVEQGHYDESVDGMEQFPLFQTGSGRVVSVSSASVQKAKSVLKDNNTSKESFGRPDHTESFGRPDQTGSRRPVMISERSIERSIDAVNEGDAEKSGHWDTGCQFPMFQTGLGKPVAVSWNSVQKARAVLEEEKIKTTGHGDSSFCATTLQSETPRSVLMSSSLIMTDRSVTPNGDSAVQEKNHEDGNHLPLFQTGSGRSIAISKSSFKRATAVLEPRNITKELEDEAHLDGGHDTPMFKTGLGRSNLASDGCRTELCILEAEEAVKSVNNYNREAFVEVPAFQAGIQTFVPQNRSSSRKASMLLEQRNFTEKGYKDSGSQLPMFRTGSGKSVLISESSVQKAKAVLEEEVKINRDNHNLLNMDKNIPVFASPLKTSCARTVNISSAGVSRAATLLGLEENTLSTQFFGHVGDKLGTKIKFERKNPEQRLASGPTENQVRKEPHRPFELSNNTVSDSGEHSIRFSTAGGRSMAISSDALQRARSLLGESDHVVSTNNLVGCSLASACNVEMPNSTVAPKGGPDLSKISRVNGKTELTTFSHQAMSDRKHTGSFENAVPVIPATNKQPNMFHVGSRSISEIPKIPKPSSMCLSETDNANDTKDKTQRLHMPAGALVDISNFMGTHSGNIDHAVNEKRRIEGRNTASSFKRPRSSR, encoded by the exons ATGGCGAGAAGGTGGCAGGTCTGGGGCCGGCCCGACGGCAGCCAACTCTGGAtccccgcccccgaccccgacgcgccgccgccgccgcccgccgcggccCCGCCTCTTCCTCCGCCGGGGCGCGCCGCGGGGACAGCCGCCGCTTCATTTGAGGACGCGCAGGTCAAAG GCCGGGGCGCTGCTGACGGATGCCGCGTCGAGTCCATGGCCGACCTCCTCGTCCAAG CGCGGAACAAGCTGCTCGAAGGTGATGGGATGGCCGGAGCAACCGGGGATGCAGGAAAAGGCAAGCTGTTCTGCACTGGATCGGGGAGACCAGTGTCCCTCAGCGAGAGGGCTATAAGGAAGGCCAGGGCGTTGGTCGGGGAGGATGTGGAGAAGGCTGGTATTAAGAGAA AGCAATCATTTGGCGATGTACCTGATGTAGAGGGCGGATTGAGAGAAATGGGCGCCCCATTTAGAG GTGGAACCATGCCCCCATTGTTCCAAACTGGGTCAGGAAAAGCGGTCTTGCCGGGCAGGAACTCAATCCAAAAGGCAAGAGCTATTTTAGAAG ATGTTGATAGTGCTGCTGGTGCCGCACAACCAATGTTCCGTACTGGAATGGGTAGGGCGGTTCCTGTGAACCGGACCCTTATTGACAAGGCAAGAGCTGTTTTGGAGGGACAAACAGCTGTAGAACAAGGTCATTATGATGAGA GTGTGGACGGCATGGAACAGTTTCCATTGTTCCAAACTGGTTCAGGAAGAGTTGTATCAGTCAGTTCAGCATCTGTTCAGAAAGCTAAGTCTGTGTTGAAGGATAATAATACAAGCAAGG AGAGTTTTGGTAGGCCTGACCATACAGAGAGTTTTGGTAGGCCTGACCAAACTGGTTCAAGAAGACCAGTCATGATCAGCGAAAGATCCATTGAGCGATCTATAGATGCGGTGAATGAGGGAGATGCGGAAAAGAGTG GACATTGGGATACTGGTTGCCAGTTCCCAATGTTCCAAACAGGATTAGGGAAGCCTGTTGCTGTGAGCTGGAACTCAGTTCAGAAGGCAAGGGCAGTATTGGAGGAAGAAAAAATTAAAACAACTG GACATGGAGATAGCAGTTTTTGCGCCACAACTCTTCAAAGTGAAACGCCAAGGTCTGTTTTGATGAGTAGCAGTTTGATCATGACTGATAGAAGTGTTACACCGAATGGAGATAGTGCAGTGCAAG AGAAAAATCACGAGGATGGCAACCACTTGCCGTTGTTTCAAACTGGGTCAGGGAGGTCAATTGCTATAAGTAAGAGCTCATTTAAGAGGGCAACTGCAGTTCTGGAGCCAAGGAATATTACAAAGGAATTGGAAG ATGAAGCTCATTTAGATGGTGGCCATGATACTCCCATGTTCAAAACTGGATTAGGAAGGTCTAACTTAGCAAGTGATGGCTGTAGAACTGAATTGTGTATCTTAGAAGCTGAAGAAGCAGTCAAAAGTG TAAACAATTACAACAGAGAAGCCTTTGTTGAAGTGCCAGCGTTCCAAGCTGGGATACAAACGTTTGTACCCCAAAACAGAAGTTCAAGTCGTAAGGCCAGTATGCTTTTGgagcaacgaaacttcacggagaaag GATACAAAGACTCTGGAAGTCAACTGCCAATGTTTCGAACCGGATCTGGAAAGTCAGTCTTGATTAGTGAAAGCTCAGTGCAGAAAGCAAAGGCTGTTCTGGAGGAAGAGGTCAAAATAAACAGAG ATAATCATAATCTCCTTAACATGGACAAAAATATTCCTGTCTTTGCTTCACCTCTCAAGACAAGCTGTGCAAGAACAGTTAATATATCTTCAGCTGGTGTATCTCGAGCTGCTACTTTGTTGGGCTTGGAGGAGAATAccctttcaacacaattttttggACATGTGGGCGATAAGCTTGGCACGAAAATAAAATTTGAACGGAAAAATCCAGAACAGAGGCTTGCATCTGGTCCAACAGAAAACCAAGTGCGTAAGGAACCACACCGGCCATTTGAACTTTCTAATAACACAGTTTCTGATTCTGGTGAACATTCTATCAGATTCAGTACCGCGGGAGGCAGATCAATGGCTATTTCTAGTGATGCACTTCAACGTGCGAGAAGCCTTCTGGGTGAATCAGATCACGTGGTTTCAACAAATAATTTAGTAGGCTGCTCTTTGGCATCTGCATGTAATGTTGAGATGCCAAATTCAACCGTCGCCCCAAAAGGTGGACCTGATTTATCAAAAATAAGTAGGGTCAATGGAAAAACCGAACTTACAACATTTTCCCACCAGGCAATGTCTGATAGGAAGCACACTGGATCCTTTGAAAATGCTGTACCTGTTATCCCGGCGACTAACAAACAACCCAATATGTTTCATGTTGGGAGTCGTTCAATCAGTGAAATTCCAAAGATCCCGAAGCCCTCTTCCATGTGTTTATCTGAAACTGACAATGCAAATGACACTAAAGATAAGACCCAGCGACTCCATATGCCAGCTGGAGCGTTGGTTGACATTAGTAACTTCATGGGCACACATTCTGGAAATATTGACCATGCTGTTAATGAGAAGAGAAGAATTGAGGGAAGAAACACTGCATCTTCCTTTAAACGCCCCCGCTCTTCCAGATAA
- the LOC123060247 gene encoding protein BREAST CANCER SUSCEPTIBILITY 2 homolog A isoform X2, which produces MARRWQVWGRPDGSQLWIPAPDPDAPPPPPAAAPPLPPPGRAAGTAAASFEDAQVKGRGAADGCRVESMADLLVQARNKLLEGDGMAGATGDAGKGKLFCTGSGRPVSLSERAIRKARALVGEDVEKAGIKRKQSFGDVPDVEGGLREMGAPFRGGTMPPLFQTGSGKAVLPGRNSIQKARAILEDVDSAAGAAQPMFRTGMGRAVPVNRTLIDKARAVLEGQTAVEQGHYDESVDGMEQFPLFQTGSGRVVSVSSASVQKAKSVLKDNNTSKENTESFGRPDHTESFGRPDQTGSRRPVMISERSIERSIDAVNEGDAEKSGHWDTGCQFPMFQTGLGKPVAVSWNSVQKARAVLEEEKIKTTGHGDSSFCATTLQSETPRSVLMSSSLIMTDRSVTPNGDSAVQEKNHEDGNHLPLFQTGSGRSIAISKSSFKRATAVLEPRNITKELEAHLDGGHDTPMFKTGLGRSNLASDGCRTELCILEAEEAVKSVNNYNREAFVEVPAFQAGIQTFVPQNRSSSRKASMLLEQRNFTEKGYKDSGSQLPMFRTGSGKSVLISESSVQKAKAVLEEEVKINRDNHNLLNMDKNIPVFASPLKTSCARTVNISSAGVSRAATLLGLEENTLSTQFFGHVGDKLGTKIKFERKNPEQRLASGPTENQVRKEPHRPFELSNNTVSDSGEHSIRFSTAGGRSMAISSDALQRARSLLGESDHVVSTNNLVGCSLASACNVEMPNSTVAPKGGPDLSKISRVNGKTELTTFSHQAMSDRKHTGSFENAVPVIPATNKQPNMFHVGSRSISEIPKIPKPSSMCLSETDNANDTKDKTQRLHMPAGALVDISNFMGTHSGNIDHAVNEKRRIEGRNTASSFKRPRSSR; this is translated from the exons ATGGCGAGAAGGTGGCAGGTCTGGGGCCGGCCCGACGGCAGCCAACTCTGGAtccccgcccccgaccccgacgcgccgccgccgccgcccgccgcggccCCGCCTCTTCCTCCGCCGGGGCGCGCCGCGGGGACAGCCGCCGCTTCATTTGAGGACGCGCAGGTCAAAG GCCGGGGCGCTGCTGACGGATGCCGCGTCGAGTCCATGGCCGACCTCCTCGTCCAAG CGCGGAACAAGCTGCTCGAAGGTGATGGGATGGCCGGAGCAACCGGGGATGCAGGAAAAGGCAAGCTGTTCTGCACTGGATCGGGGAGACCAGTGTCCCTCAGCGAGAGGGCTATAAGGAAGGCCAGGGCGTTGGTCGGGGAGGATGTGGAGAAGGCTGGTATTAAGAGAA AGCAATCATTTGGCGATGTACCTGATGTAGAGGGCGGATTGAGAGAAATGGGCGCCCCATTTAGAG GTGGAACCATGCCCCCATTGTTCCAAACTGGGTCAGGAAAAGCGGTCTTGCCGGGCAGGAACTCAATCCAAAAGGCAAGAGCTATTTTAGAAG ATGTTGATAGTGCTGCTGGTGCCGCACAACCAATGTTCCGTACTGGAATGGGTAGGGCGGTTCCTGTGAACCGGACCCTTATTGACAAGGCAAGAGCTGTTTTGGAGGGACAAACAGCTGTAGAACAAGGTCATTATGATGAGA GTGTGGACGGCATGGAACAGTTTCCATTGTTCCAAACTGGTTCAGGAAGAGTTGTATCAGTCAGTTCAGCATCTGTTCAGAAAGCTAAGTCTGTGTTGAAGGATAATAATACAAGCAAGG AAAATACAGAGAGTTTTGGTAGGCCTGACCATACAGAGAGTTTTGGTAGGCCTGACCAAACTGGTTCAAGAAGACCAGTCATGATCAGCGAAAGATCCATTGAGCGATCTATAGATGCGGTGAATGAGGGAGATGCGGAAAAGAGTG GACATTGGGATACTGGTTGCCAGTTCCCAATGTTCCAAACAGGATTAGGGAAGCCTGTTGCTGTGAGCTGGAACTCAGTTCAGAAGGCAAGGGCAGTATTGGAGGAAGAAAAAATTAAAACAACTG GACATGGAGATAGCAGTTTTTGCGCCACAACTCTTCAAAGTGAAACGCCAAGGTCTGTTTTGATGAGTAGCAGTTTGATCATGACTGATAGAAGTGTTACACCGAATGGAGATAGTGCAGTGCAAG AGAAAAATCACGAGGATGGCAACCACTTGCCGTTGTTTCAAACTGGGTCAGGGAGGTCAATTGCTATAAGTAAGAGCTCATTTAAGAGGGCAACTGCAGTTCTGGAGCCAAGGAATATTACAAAGGAATTGGAAG CTCATTTAGATGGTGGCCATGATACTCCCATGTTCAAAACTGGATTAGGAAGGTCTAACTTAGCAAGTGATGGCTGTAGAACTGAATTGTGTATCTTAGAAGCTGAAGAAGCAGTCAAAAGTG TAAACAATTACAACAGAGAAGCCTTTGTTGAAGTGCCAGCGTTCCAAGCTGGGATACAAACGTTTGTACCCCAAAACAGAAGTTCAAGTCGTAAGGCCAGTATGCTTTTGgagcaacgaaacttcacggagaaag GATACAAAGACTCTGGAAGTCAACTGCCAATGTTTCGAACCGGATCTGGAAAGTCAGTCTTGATTAGTGAAAGCTCAGTGCAGAAAGCAAAGGCTGTTCTGGAGGAAGAGGTCAAAATAAACAGAG ATAATCATAATCTCCTTAACATGGACAAAAATATTCCTGTCTTTGCTTCACCTCTCAAGACAAGCTGTGCAAGAACAGTTAATATATCTTCAGCTGGTGTATCTCGAGCTGCTACTTTGTTGGGCTTGGAGGAGAATAccctttcaacacaattttttggACATGTGGGCGATAAGCTTGGCACGAAAATAAAATTTGAACGGAAAAATCCAGAACAGAGGCTTGCATCTGGTCCAACAGAAAACCAAGTGCGTAAGGAACCACACCGGCCATTTGAACTTTCTAATAACACAGTTTCTGATTCTGGTGAACATTCTATCAGATTCAGTACCGCGGGAGGCAGATCAATGGCTATTTCTAGTGATGCACTTCAACGTGCGAGAAGCCTTCTGGGTGAATCAGATCACGTGGTTTCAACAAATAATTTAGTAGGCTGCTCTTTGGCATCTGCATGTAATGTTGAGATGCCAAATTCAACCGTCGCCCCAAAAGGTGGACCTGATTTATCAAAAATAAGTAGGGTCAATGGAAAAACCGAACTTACAACATTTTCCCACCAGGCAATGTCTGATAGGAAGCACACTGGATCCTTTGAAAATGCTGTACCTGTTATCCCGGCGACTAACAAACAACCCAATATGTTTCATGTTGGGAGTCGTTCAATCAGTGAAATTCCAAAGATCCCGAAGCCCTCTTCCATGTGTTTATCTGAAACTGACAATGCAAATGACACTAAAGATAAGACCCAGCGACTCCATATGCCAGCTGGAGCGTTGGTTGACATTAGTAACTTCATGGGCACACATTCTGGAAATATTGACCATGCTGTTAATGAGAAGAGAAGAATTGAGGGAAGAAACACTGCATCTTCCTTTAAACGCCCCCGCTCTTCCAGATAA